The Sorex araneus isolate mSorAra2 chromosome X, mSorAra2.pri, whole genome shotgun sequence DNA segment tattttatttagccttaaattatatattaatatttttaaatgtaaactcAGTAAGAGCtggtataattaatattttatgtaagtagtctcactttttaaaagaaaaaaaaaacaaaacaaaaagttgagCATCAGATCATCGCTATTTCATTGGGAAGTTCTCTAACATTTTATGGGAATATTTAATAGACCCCGAGTTTCAAAATACTATTTCCCCTTGAAATATTTTCCACTTGAAGATAATAATTTCTCCTGtacagtgaattctttcaaaagtTTGTTGAAAGCCTATTTTTaggaagcaattttttaaaaatccagtgtCTTTAAAGATCCAAacagaaatttgaaataaatcatAGAAAGTAGTGCCAATGGGTATATATGGATGTGTGTCTCTCTTACCTATGTATGTGTTTAAGAGAAgggatatacatatgtatgtacatacatacatatatctacacacacatacacgaatCTGTAGGTAGACACCTACATtttaacatacacacatacccactTTACTGGGTCTAAAACATGCACTAGCAAGTTATTTTAGGGCTTCAACTCTTCAGAAAATCTCATTATGTGAGAAGCGAAGTGACTCTGCGGGGAGCATTATGGAAATATCTGGGCTTGATTTAATGAGGCTGTTCGCATCGGTGGAATATCAACTTAACAGAGGAAAGTCTACCCAGGGCGTCCAAGTTACCAAAATGAAAATTGGCAATTGAGATGATAAGAACGTGGCTTTCTTCTGCGAAATCACTTCAGGTAACAGAGATAACATTAAATAACGTACATTCTATGCACCAAGAACAATGTTTTATGTACCGAGTCTCTTATCCGTCTCTCCTAATGACTTCCCTTAGCGGGTTGTTAGTAGTTGACAGCAGGTCTCCGTGCGGGGAACTTTTCTCCAATTCCACATTCAAAGGAGGTCCATCAGAGAGCATGATTGGCAATTTTCGTCATAATCTGCACATTATTAGCATCAAAATTGACGTGGCAGTTAACACTGGTGGGTTTTGATGTGCCTTTCTTTGAGTTCAAGGAAACCCCTCCAGTAGCCGGGGTTGGCAAAGCGGGTCTCAGCAACCCAGCGGTGGCTTTTACAGCGGCAAATAGACACGCATAAGAAATATGCCAAGAACCATTTCACCCGGGGAAAAGGGAAACGAGGATGGAAGAGAGGGGTCAAGGGTACGGGGAGTTCGAACTTAGAAAACTGTCGAAGGAAACGGTTCAGGATAATATAGCTAGAGATTCAAGTATTTCCCAGATCGAGTGGAACCCGGTAGTTGGAAAAACTGAGCTGAAAACGCTTCTCCAAGGCTGCAGCGACCCGTCCATCTAGAGCCCTCCCCGtgccttcttccccttccttgcTGGCTTCGACAACTTCATAAGCTGTTTGCCTCCCTTGCATAAAGTAGGATGCCTTCCTTCCAGACCACAGACTAAAGGAGAGCGCAGGGGGAAGCCGTCAGCCCTGCCCACCTCAGCTGTCCTTTCGCGGCAAGGCGGCCACAGCCCACCCGGCCTCGCTCCGTCCTGCACGCACTGACCGATACCCCCAGCAACTGCCCCGCTCCTTCTATCCACCCTCCTGGTCATCTCCTCCGACTGTCCTCCGCTTAGGGCCCCCCACAAGCTTACACAGAAAGAGCAGTggtcatccccctccccctcctttaaagaaaagaaagtatggAAGGGCGAAGCGCAGCAACCGGACCCTGGGGTGCCCGCCTCCCACACAAAGCGCTAGCGCACACCGTGCCGTCTCCGCTCTTTGCTGCGCTTCCCGGCTGCTGCTGGCCACGTGCTTAGCCGAGGTACCCCGGCCCGAGGACGCACGGACCCCAGAGAACGGGTTTCGGACCCAGGGAATTGTCTTCGGGGAGACCAAGAGCTCAGGACGGAGGCGGGAAGAGGGGACTGAGCGGCGGGAAACATACTTAGAGGAGGGAAAGGCTGCTGGGGagcaaatacaaaaatataaataatttgggGAGACTTCGGCCAGGCTTTCGCGCCGACTCTCGCCCCCCATCCAGGGCGGGTTTCCTTCAGCCTCCCGCGCcggggcgccccctggcggcaaCGTTAACGGAGGGCAGAGCGCAGAGGGCACCTGGGCGCACggagggcgcggggctggggggccaaGGTTGGGGGGCGGGCGCTCAGGGGACTCCCGGGCAAAGTCGGCGCGACGGGCGCGGCCCCCTGGCGGCAGCGATGTAGTTATCTGGTGAGCGGTGCCTCGTCCCTCTGGTCCGGGGGGCTCACGGCTGTCTTGCTGAGCACTGCAGCGGAGTAGGGCAGGAAGCCGCTCTCGGAGCGCGGCGCCGCGGCGCTGCAGCCGAAGTCCGAGCCCGCCGcagcccccgcgccgccgccgccgccgcccgcgccgccgccgccgccgccccgcgagcccagggcggcggcggcggcggcagcggcggcggcggcggattGACTGCTGTGGCAACTGAGGCACGAGCAGGGCGCGGAGCCGCCGCTGGGGGGCGCCCCGGCTGCCGCGGCGGACGaggccgccgctgccgccgccgccgccgccgccgctgcggAGGCCGCGCTGTTGAGCcccgcggcggccgcgggcccCTGGTAGAGGCCCGGGTGGCGGAAGCTGCAGAGCAGCTCGGGCCGCGAGTAGGGGTGCGAGAGGGCGCGGAAGGTGTCCAGCGGGCGGATGGAAGTGGCGAAGGGCGAGGaggccgcggcggcggcgccggaagccgcggccgcggcggccgcggccgTGACGCCCACGTGCGGGTAGTAGTGCAGCGGCACGTGCGAGTGGAAGGGGTAGGGCAGGCTTCCGGTGGCGGCCGCGTGCGTCATCATGTAGGTGTAGAAGCTGGGGTCGGCCGGGTGCGGCCACGACATGGCCAGGCGCTGCCGCTTGTCCTTCATGCGCCGGTTCTGGAACCACACCTGCGAGGAGAGCCGCACCAGCGGCCCGAGTTAGGGAGCAccccgggggggcggggaggcccgcCCCGCCCTGGTCCTGGTCCCCAGCCCcttggggacctggggagagccgggcctcctcccctccagccAGGCCTGGCCTTGCCCGGCGTTTTGACGCGCGCACTTCTGTTGGCATACCTAGTGCAAAGCGGCATGGCCTGCCCGGGGCAAACCCTTTGCGGTGAGTCTCGCCCGTGCCTCAGGCTACTGGGGCTTCTACCTGGTACTGCTCTCCTACTTTATGCTGCGTTTTTCTCCTCCCAGCTcaaccttttcttttccttcttgccAGTCCCCGGCCTCGctaagccccctcccctcctcttcctcctcctcctcctcctccttctcaacCCCAGGATTTGTCTCGGCGATCCAAGCTGTTCAGGACAAGGGGCCGCCGCGGCAGCTTCTCTCTAAGGCCGCCGCTTGAGGTCCTGAGTCTTTGCGACTGCAAAGGCCAAAGTGCGGGGACGTGGACGCGATTTAGATATAGAAGAGCTCATTTTGTTGGAATCGTCTGCCTCGAATGAGTGGCGAGGATATCTTCCCCTGAAACTGGGAAAGGGGTTTGCCTACCCTCCTCACACGGCATCTAATGAAGACATCATCCGTCACAACTCTAAATTAAAGAAAACTGGACCAAACCGAAGGGAGAGTTGCACACCCCTCCCTTATACTgtggacttttctttttctttttttcagagtgTCAGATCCTCCCCGAGCCTTCTTCCAGTCGCCTAAGCTCTGGGCTATCTCTCCCGAACGTCTAATAAAATTAATCACCGAAAGATACATAAATAGGGGCAATTTCGTTGCGTTCCCTCGCCCCTCCCCAAGGTTGACTTTTCCCACGTTATCTCTGAGGGGCAAAAAATGTTTAGGAAACCCCTTTCTCAatcaaatctatttttaaaatacagtatcCCTTTCTCCGTGTTATAACGATTTATGTAGAAAATAAATCTCCAAGATCAAAAGCAAACGGAAAAGTTTCACCCCTGAATTGTGCCAGAGAACAAAGACGAGCCTACTTTGTAGCCCAGGGAGAAAGAAGGGCGGTGGGCTTGTGGCAGAGGCACCTGGGGAGACTCCAAGCAGACTGGACTAGAGGCGAGCATTTGAGGCATTGGTTTCCCCATTCCGGGACCTTCCCAGGTCAGGCTGGCCCAACAAAACCCTCGGTTTCAACCTTCAGAATGAAAATAGGCCTCTCCTTTAGCGGCTTTTTGGGGTGACTACATcccacatcaccaccaccactaccaccaccaccaccacacacaccccgcgGGTTTCCTAGCCCTCGGCTAAATCTAGACTCCCAGAAAGGAGACATCGACGCAACCACCAACCCAGACACCCTCGGGATGGTGAAGCGGGGGGCGCGCTGGAATCGATACCTTGATAGTGGTTTCTGGCAGGTTGAGCGCAGCGGCCAGCTCGCACCGGCGGGGCCGCGACACATAATTCTCCCGGTAGAACTCCTTCTCCAGGCGCGCAATCTGCTCGCGGGTGAACGCCGTGCGGTATCGCCGCACCTGATCTGCACCGGAGCCGGAGCCGCCCagcgccgcgcccccgccgccgcctccaTGCAGGCTCCCGAGGCCCGAGCCTGACGCGGACGTCGTGGTGCTGGCGGTGGAGCCACTCTCCGAGTACCCTGGCAAACAAACGGCCAACAGCGTGAGAGTCGCTGTAGAGCAGGGAGCCCCGCGCTGGGCTTACCCGCCGAGCCAAGGATCCGCGACAGGAAGGCGAGGCGCTGTCTGAATTGATGCGGTCTGTCATGCTTACAAATTGCTGCCGCTGCGAGAATCAATAAAGTTTGGGGAACCCTTCATAACCAAATAATAGGAACTCGATGgaggagttttaaaaataatagtaatatttgaaatatttcaacCCCGTGGGGGCAATGACCAAGGATAAACAGCTCCGTGTGGGAAGCCCTGG contains these protein-coding regions:
- the EVX2 gene encoding homeobox even-skipped homolog protein 2 translates to MMERIRKEMILMERGLHSPTAGKRFSNLSDSAGNAVLEALENSQHPARLSPRLPSAPLHGALGDLPAKGKFEIDTLFNLQHPGSESSVSSEIATAAAAAEGRKKPGHYSEAAAEADMSSDVEVGCSALRSPGGLGATAPLKENNGKGYSESGSTASTTTSASGSGLGSLHGGGGGGAALGGSGSGADQVRRYRTAFTREQIARLEKEFYRENYVSRPRRCELAAALNLPETTIKVWFQNRRMKDKRQRLAMSWPHPADPSFYTYMMTHAAATGSLPYPFHSHVPLHYYPHVGVTAAAAAAAASGAAAAASSPFATSIRPLDTFRALSHPYSRPELLCSFRHPGLYQGPAAAAGLNSAASAAAAAAAAAAAASSAAAAGAPPSGGSAPCSCLSCHSSQSAAAAAAAAAAALGSRGGGGGGAGGGGGGAGAAAGSDFGCSAAAPRSESGFLPYSAAVLSKTAVSPPDQRDEAPLTR